In Mastomys coucha isolate ucsf_1 unplaced genomic scaffold, UCSF_Mcou_1 pScaffold5, whole genome shotgun sequence, one genomic interval encodes:
- the Mfap3 gene encoding microfibril-associated glycoprotein 3: protein MKLHHCLSLLLVVTLVPAALVLEDVAPLEANQSSYNASFLPSFKLSAGSYSGDDVIIVKEGTNVSLECLLTVDQYGEVHWYNSKGQQLHSRGGKWLVSDNFLNITSVAFDDRGLYTCIITSPTRASYSVTLRVIFTSGDMSVYYMVVCLIAFTITLILNVTRLCLMSTHLRKTEKAINEFFRTEGAEKLQKAFEIAKRIPIITSAKTLELAKVTQFKTMEFARYIEELARSVPLPPLILNCRAFVEEMFEAVRVDDPDDMGERIKERPALDAQSGIYVINPELGRSNSPGGDSDDGSLSEQGQEIAVQVSVHPQSETKSIGTDSQDSSHFSPPSDPASAEGRIHHRVSL from the exons ATGAAGCTGCATCACTGCCTGTCCCTCTTACTGGTGGTCACTCTTGTGCCAGCTGCTCTGGTTTTGGAAGATGTGGCTCCACTGGAAGCAAATCAGAGTTCTTACAATGCATCGTTTCTCCCAAGCTTTAAACTCTCAGCAGGTTCCTACTCAGGTGATGATGTCATTATAGTCAAAGAGGGAACAAATGTGTCGTTGGAGTGTCTTCTCACGGTGGATCAGTATGGAGAAGTCCACTGGTACAACTCAAAAGGACAGCAGCTGCACAGCAGAG GTGGAAAATGGTTGGTTTCTGATAACTTCCTAAATATCACCAGCGTAGCCTTTGATGACCGTGGGCTCTATACTTGTATCATCACTTCTCCAACTCGTGCCTCCTACTCAGTCACCCTCCGTGTGATCTTCACCTCTGGAGACATGAGTGTCTACTATATGGTTGTCTGCCTGATCGCCTTCACAATCACGCTCATCCTGAATGTCACTCGGCTGTGCCTGATGAGCACCCATCTCCGCAAGACTGAGAAGGCCATCAATGAGTTCTTCAGAACTGAGGGGGCTGAGAAGCTCCAGAAGGCCTTTGAGATTGCAAAGCGTATCCCCATCATCACCTCTGCCAAAACCCTCGAGcttgccaaggtcacacagtttAAGACTATGGAGTTTGCCCGCTATATTGAAGAACTGGCCAGAAGTGTCCCCCTCCCGCCCCTTATTCTGAACTGCCGGGCCTTTGTTGAGGAAATGTTTGAGGCTGTTCGAGTGGATGACCCTGATGACATGGGAGAGAGAATTAAGGAAAGACCTGCTTTGGATGCTCAAAGCGGCATCTATGTGATTAACCCAGAGCTAGGCCGAAGTAACTCCCCTGGTGGGGATTCCGATGACGGCTCTCTAAGTGAGCAGGGACAGGAGATAGCAGTACAGGTCTCTGTCCACCCTCAGTCAGAGACCAAAAGCATTGGGACAGATTCTCAAGACAGTAGTCATTTCAGCCCACCCAGTGACCCTGCATCTGCTGAGGGCCGCATTCACCACAGAGTGAGCCTGTGA